The following nucleotide sequence is from Chloroflexota bacterium.
GCCCCTCACCTGCCCTGTGGGGCCGGAGGCCACCGGCCAAAGCCCCAACCAGGCAGGGAAAAGGCGAGAATCGGACTCGCCATCCTTTGACAAATCGACAGGGGCGGGATATTATCTGAACGATTATTCAACTATAGATCGGTCCCGACAGCCACATCGCCCCCGCAGCGCCACGTTCACGTGTGATGCTACCCCTTCGGCTTCTCAGAACAAGGAAGGGAGCGACGGTGGCTGTCCGACCATCATATGACATCGCACAACCGGAGGTGATCGTGACCGCCGTCAGGCATCGTTCGCCGTGGATCCGAAGGATCACGCTATTCGCTTTCATCATGATCGTCGCCGCCCTGCTGGCGGCTTGCGGGAATCCCCCGCCGCGCATCGTGGTGGAGCCCCAATCCCAGGATCTGGGCGAGAGGCCACAAGAGCCCCTGGAGCTGACTTATACGGTACGCAACGAGGGGGGAAGCCCCTTGCGAATCGAGAAGGTGAGCACATCCTGCGGCTGCACCCGGGCGACCGTGGATCGAGAGACCATCCCCCCCGGCGAATCCGCCCAATTGCGCGTCGTGCTCGATCCCACCGAGGACAACCTGTACGGGAACCTGCTGCGAGTGATCTACGTGCGCAGCAATGACCCGGACAACCCAGAGGTAGAGGTGGAGTTTCGGGTAACCATCCGGAAGCCGGAGGGTTAGGAGGCCCCGATGCTCAAACGCTGGCTGGAAAAGCTGGCCGGGAGTAACACCCTCTACTATCCCGGATGCGTGACCCATTATGCCCTGCCCGACATCGGCAGGCGCTATGAAGAGCTGCTACGCCAGGCCGGGGTGGATTTCATCGTCCTGTCCGGAGAGGTCCTCTGCTGCGGCAGCCCTGTCAAACGGGCTGGCTATCTCGCCGACTTCGAGGATCTGAAGGCGAAGAATCAGGCCATCTTCGCCCGCTTCAGCGTCCGCAAGATCATCACCAACTGTCCCGGCTGCTACCATACCCTCAAGTTCGACTACGGGCTAGACGCCTACCACGTCACTCAGGTGCTCTCGCCCGAACGGCTGAGGACGGGCGATGGACGAGCCAGTGTGGGCCGTGAAGCTCCCATCACCTACCACGACCCATGTCACCTGGGACGCTGGTCCGACATCTACGACGAGCCGCGGCGCCTGCTGGCGCGGGCCGGATGGACGGTGACGGAGTTGCCCGACAACCGGGAGCACAGCCTGTGTTGCGGCGCGGGCGGAGGCGTGAAGTCCAACTTCCCCGATCTGGCGAACGCCATCGCCCGGCAGCGCCTGGCCCTGGTGGAGAACGAGCGGCTCTGCACAGCCTGTCCTCTCTGCTACGCCCATTTCAAGGAAAACGCCGATGGGGTGGAGGTGCTGGAGCTCAGCGAGGCCCTGATGGGCGGCCTGAGCCGGGAGGATACGCCATGAACCTGGAGCGCCTATCAACGCTCGTTGGCGAGGAGAACGTCTCCACTGCAATCGAGGATCGAATCGTCTACGGCCGGGACGCCTCCCGTTTGGAGGGGGAGTGCCAGGCCGTGGTCTGGCCGTCACGCCCGGAGCAGGTGGCCGCGATCGTCGAGTGGGCCCGGAGGGAGGGCGTCGATCTGGTACCTCGCGGGGCAGGCACGGGGCTCTGCGGCGGGGCCGTCCCCCAGCATTCGGTAGTGGTGGATCTCTCGCGTCTGATCTACATCGGCCCCGTGGACCTCGGACAGCGTCGGATACGGGTGGGAGCCGGCGTCGCATTGGGAGCCCTCAACCGTCATCTGGCGGCGGATGGCCTCCTCCTGCCCGTTATCCCGGGCAGCCATCGAGCGGCCAGCATCGGCGGCATGATCGCCACCGACGCGGCGGGGCTGCGCGCCGTGCGCTATGGCACCATGCGGAACTGGGTTGAGGAGGTCACCCTGGTGGACGGCCTGGGGCGTATCCACCGCCTGGCCGGAGACGAGGTGAATGACGCGGCGGGATGGGAGGGAATCACCGGCTTCGTCACCGAGGCGACGATGCGCCTGATCCCCCTTCCCGCTCGGCGCACGGTATCGCTCCTCCCCTTCGACGGCGAGGAGGCGCTGCTGGCCCAGCGAGATCGATGGCTGGCCGATCCCCGGCTCACGGCGCTGGAGTACATCAACCGCCACGCGGCGGAGGCCATCGGCTGGGAGGCGCGTCCGCACCTGCTGGCGGAGTTCGACTCGGACGGCGGGGAGATCGCCGATCCGGAGCGCATCGCCGCCCTGTGGCATGCCCGCGATGGCCTCTATCCGGTGCTGGCCCGAAGCGGCTATCCCGTCATCGAGGACCCGCAGATGGAAGGGGAAGGGCTGGCAACACTGCTGGCCTGGCTGGAGGCGGAGGGGATCCCCGCCTTCGGCCATCTGGGCGTCGGTATCATGCATCCCTGCTTCCACCCCAATGACGAGCGCTTGGCCGCGCTCTACGAGCGGGTGGCGGAATGGGGCGGCCGGGTCAGCGGAGAGCACGGCATCGGATTGAAGAAGAAGAGATGGACCGACGCCGCCTTCCAGGCCGAGGCACGGCGGTTGAAGGAGCACTACGATCCGCAGCAGGTGATCAACCGGGGGAAGCTATGCTGAGAGAGCTGGCCGAGAACCCGCCCTGCATCGAGTGCGGCCTGTGCCGGGAGGCCTGTCCCATCTTCACGATCCTGCGGCAGGAGCACATCAGCCCCAGGGGGTTGGCCATCCTGGCGGATCAGGGCGTGGCCTCCGTGGTGTTCTATCAATGCACGTTATGTCGATCCTGTCGAGTGATCTGTCCCGTGGGCCACGATCCGGCCGGGGAGAGCATACGCGCCGATCTGGTGGCGCGAGGCGTGGAGACGGAGGCCAACCGGGAGATGATCGCCAACATCCGGCAGTACGGGAATCCGTTCGGGCCGTTGAAGGAGGGGGAGATCCCCAAAAGGCTCACCTGCTGCTGAGGCTGCTGGGAGCATGTCTGAGAAATGCCGTGCTTCTGCTATAAGGCAGGTACGGGCCAGGGCAGGGGCGATTCATGAATCGCTCCTGCCCACAGGTAGGTGGCGGCAGATACCCCCGTCTGGGAAAAAGCCCACAGGAGGCGCCATTCCTGCAGCGCTGCTCACAAAATGGTCTCCTGTGGGCTCACCAACATGAGACAGGGAGTCCACCTTCTGAGGGGATCCAGGCTTAAAGGATGATCTTCCATGAGTGAGCCACCGTCGGCACCTGAAAACCGGGCACCGGAAGTGCACGAGTTTCAATTACTGATCCGAAATCCGCTCAGCTGGCTGGGCGGCGTGATCGCTGCCGTCGCGACGGTGGTCTTGGTGATCCTGCTTTTCCTGCAATTCACCGCCCCTCGCCACAGCCCTTACCTGGGCGTCGTCACCTTCCTGATCCTGCCGATGATGCTGGTCACCGGGCTACTGCTGGTGCCCATCGGCATGCTCTGGAACCGGCGCCGACTGCGCGCCGCCCAGGCCCTCCAGCCTGGCGTAGTGTTGCGACCCTTCCCCAGCCTGGATCTGAACATCCCCGAGCAACGGCACCGCGTGATCCTGTTCCTGATGGCTACGGCCGGGATCGTGATGCTGCTGGGCCTGGTCACTTACAAGGGGTACCAGTTCACCGAATCCGTCAGCTTCTGCGGGCAGGTGTGCCACCAGGTGATGGCACCCGAGTTCGTGACTTACCAGAACTCACCTCACGCCCGCGTCAAGTGCGTCGAGTGCCACATCGGCCCGGGTGCGACCTGGCTGGTCCGATCGAAGATCACCGGGATCAGCCAGGTGATAGCGGTCCTGACGAACTCCTATCCCCGGCCCATCCCGCTACCGATCAAAAATCTCCGCCCCGCCCGCGACACATGCGAACAATGCCATTGGCCCCAGAAGTTCTACGGCGACCGGATGAAAACCAGCCCGCACTTCAACTCCGATGAGCAGAATACCGGTGAGCGCATCTTCATGATCATCCGGGTCGGAGGGCGGGGAGTAGAGATGAGCGCCAGCCGGGGGGTGCATTGGCACGTAGATCCGCGTATCCGAGTCGAATACATCGCCACCGATCCCGCCCGGCAGGATATCCCCTGGGTACGCGTGACCCGAGCCAACGGCGAGGTCGTCGAATATCTGCGGGCCGGTTCGGATCTAACCCCTGAAGACATCGCCCGGCTGCCCAAGCGCGTGATGGACTGCGTGGACTGCCACAACCAGCCCTCGCATACCTTCAAGTCGCCCAGTCAGGCGGTGGACCAAGCCCTGGCCGCCGGCAAGATCGATCGGAGCCTGCCCTACATTCGACGGCGGTTGGTGGAGCTGCTCAGCCGGAGCCATCCCTCTGTGGAAGTGGCCACGATGACGCTGGACAAAGAGTTGACGAACTACTATCGGACCTCCTATCCTGCCCTATATGCGGCTCGGGCGGATGCCGTGCGCCAGGCGATCCGGGTCGCCCAGAATATCTATCGGACGAACATCTTCCCTGAAATGAAGGTCGATTGGAGAACGTACCCGAACAATATCGGCCACAAGGACTCACCCGGGTGCTTCCGCTGCCACGACCTGCACCATCTCAGCGCCGACGGCAGCAATATCCCCATGGACTGCGACTTGTGCCATACCATTCCGACCACGATCGCCATCGACAAACCCTTCACCGTGCGTCCGACAGACCTACCGCCGAAGCCACCCTCCCACAAAGAGCCGGGATGGTCCGTTCGTCACGACTCCGACGCCCAGAACACGTGCCGTCAATGCCACGAACCAGGCTTCTGTGCCTATGGCCTCTGCCACGGGCCGACGTGGACCGGTTGGCTCTTCTACACTGGCGGCCAAAACTGTACGCTCTGCCATAAGGGATAGGAAAGACGATGAAACAAGTGCTCCTGTTTCTTTCGCAAGGTTTTGAGGAGGCGGAAGCGGCCGCCTTTATCGACGTCCTGGGCTGGACACGCTCCACCGAGGGAGTCACGCCCGTGGATACCGTGGTGGCCGGCCTCCGATCGGAGGTCAGGGCCGCCCACAGCCTTGTCGTACGGCCCCAACATTTGCTATCGGAGCTGGATCTGAGCCGGTTTGCAGCCCTGGCCTTCCCCGGCGGATACCACGACCGAGGCTTTACCGAGGCATATGAGCCGGTCGTGCTGGATGCCATTCGCACCATCCACGCTGCCGGGGGCATCATCGCCACCATCTGCGTCGCCGCCCGTCCCGTGGCCGCCGCCGGGCTGCTCGCCGGCAAGGAGGCGACCACCTATCCCCTGGATGGGGGCAAACACCTTCGCTACCTGGCCGAGCACGGCGCGAGGGTGAGGGACCAAGAAGTCGTGGTGAGCGATCGCATTATCACCAGCACGGGCCCGGCGACCGGCTTCACGGTAGCTTTCCGGCTTCTGGAGATGCTCAACGGCTCCGAGGACGTGAAGAGGATCCAACATGCAATGCGGTTTCAGGATTGACCCTCAGCCCTTTATACGCCTTCCCGTCGCTGGAAGGTCAAGCCGAAAACACGGATCATAGGAGGAATCGCCGATGAAGGGATTGCTGCGACTGGCCCTAGTGCTGGGCACCTTATGGGCCTCGGTCGCCGTAGCCTGGGCCCAAGACTCCGGGCGTCAGGCCGTCGTCTACTATAACGAAGCCTGCGACGAGTGCGTAACCTATGTCGAGGGCGAACTGGCGGAGATCATGGCCGCCCACCAGATCCAGCTCGTCAAGAAGGACTACATCAACCAGCGAGAGAACCGCCGGGAGCTAAACGAGCTGAACGACCGGCTGGGCGTGCCGTTGGAATTGCAAAGCCATCTGGCCACCTATATCGACGATGGGCGCATCATCCTGCAGGGCGAACCCCCTCGTGCAGTAGTAGAGGCCCTGCTGGCACCAGACGCCCAACTGCCAGAGCGCATCCTGGTCTACCGTGACGAAGGAGCTGACGAATACAAAGTCTGGGCCTTCGCCGGCCCCATCCAGAGCTACCCGGCCGACACCCCCATTGAGACCTACCTGACCTGGTTTGAGGCCAACCGGGAGAGCTTCCCGACCGCAACGGCCGACAAACCTAGCCTGCTGCTGCCAGCGGTGCTGCTCACCGGGCTGGTGGACGGGATCAACCCCTGCGCGCTGGCCATCCTGCTCTTCTTCGTCTCCTTCCTGTTCACCATCCGCAAGACGCGGGCCTCCGTAGCTCGCATGGGAGCCGTATACATCGCCGCGGTGTATGTGGTCTACTTCCTGATCGGGCTGGGGCTGCTGCGCGCCTCGACGCTGCTCCAGGGACACTGGCTGGGCCAAGCAGGAGCCGTCCTGCTGATCCTGCTGGGCCTCACCAACCTGCTGGGAGCCATCTTCC
It contains:
- a CDS encoding FAD-binding oxidoreductase, with protein sequence MNLERLSTLVGEENVSTAIEDRIVYGRDASRLEGECQAVVWPSRPEQVAAIVEWARREGVDLVPRGAGTGLCGGAVPQHSVVVDLSRLIYIGPVDLGQRRIRVGAGVALGALNRHLAADGLLLPVIPGSHRAASIGGMIATDAAGLRAVRYGTMRNWVEEVTLVDGLGRIHRLAGDEVNDAAGWEGITGFVTEATMRLIPLPARRTVSLLPFDGEEALLAQRDRWLADPRLTALEYINRHAAEAIGWEARPHLLAEFDSDGGEIADPERIAALWHARDGLYPVLARSGYPVIEDPQMEGEGLATLLAWLEAEGIPAFGHLGVGIMHPCFHPNDERLAALYERVAEWGGRVSGEHGIGLKKKRWTDAAFQAEARRLKEHYDPQQVINRGKLC
- a CDS encoding DJ-1/PfpI family protein — translated: MKQVLLFLSQGFEEAEAAAFIDVLGWTRSTEGVTPVDTVVAGLRSEVRAAHSLVVRPQHLLSELDLSRFAALAFPGGYHDRGFTEAYEPVVLDAIRTIHAAGGIIATICVAARPVAAAGLLAGKEATTYPLDGGKHLRYLAEHGARVRDQEVVVSDRIITSTGPATGFTVAFRLLEMLNGSEDVKRIQHAMRFQD
- a CDS encoding (Fe-S)-binding protein gives rise to the protein MLKRWLEKLAGSNTLYYPGCVTHYALPDIGRRYEELLRQAGVDFIVLSGEVLCCGSPVKRAGYLADFEDLKAKNQAIFARFSVRKIITNCPGCYHTLKFDYGLDAYHVTQVLSPERLRTGDGRASVGREAPITYHDPCHLGRWSDIYDEPRRLLARAGWTVTELPDNREHSLCCGAGGGVKSNFPDLANAIARQRLALVENERLCTACPLCYAHFKENADGVEVLELSEALMGGLSREDTP
- a CDS encoding cytochrome C, which gives rise to MSEPPSAPENRAPEVHEFQLLIRNPLSWLGGVIAAVATVVLVILLFLQFTAPRHSPYLGVVTFLILPMMLVTGLLLVPIGMLWNRRRLRAAQALQPGVVLRPFPSLDLNIPEQRHRVILFLMATAGIVMLLGLVTYKGYQFTESVSFCGQVCHQVMAPEFVTYQNSPHARVKCVECHIGPGATWLVRSKITGISQVIAVLTNSYPRPIPLPIKNLRPARDTCEQCHWPQKFYGDRMKTSPHFNSDEQNTGERIFMIIRVGGRGVEMSASRGVHWHVDPRIRVEYIATDPARQDIPWVRVTRANGEVVEYLRAGSDLTPEDIARLPKRVMDCVDCHNQPSHTFKSPSQAVDQALAAGKIDRSLPYIRRRLVELLSRSHPSVEVATMTLDKELTNYYRTSYPALYAARADAVRQAIRVAQNIYRTNIFPEMKVDWRTYPNNIGHKDSPGCFRCHDLHHLSADGSNIPMDCDLCHTIPTTIAIDKPFTVRPTDLPPKPPSHKEPGWSVRHDSDAQNTCRQCHEPGFCAYGLCHGPTWTGWLFYTGGQNCTLCHKG
- a CDS encoding DUF1573 domain-containing protein, whose protein sequence is MAVRPSYDIAQPEVIVTAVRHRSPWIRRITLFAFIMIVAALLAACGNPPPRIVVEPQSQDLGERPQEPLELTYTVRNEGGSPLRIEKVSTSCGCTRATVDRETIPPGESAQLRVVLDPTEDNLYGNLLRVIYVRSNDPDNPEVEVEFRVTIRKPEG
- a CDS encoding (Fe-S)-binding protein, with translation MLRELAENPPCIECGLCREACPIFTILRQEHISPRGLAILADQGVASVVFYQCTLCRSCRVICPVGHDPAGESIRADLVARGVETEANREMIANIRQYGNPFGPLKEGEIPKRLTCC